GAATGACGCTACACAGCGGAAAGAGCGTGTCAACGATCCTAAATTCTCCGATCAAGCCTGCCCTCCGATCCCCCGATGAAGTCGGAGGACAGGCCCGATTGGGGGGCGGAGGGTAGGCTTGATCGAGGGTCGGGGAATGACGCTCTTAGAGAAATGGTTACCCATAAATTTGTCGCACACACGAATCAGCGTTTATATTTGACACATCCTTTAAAATATATATAATAATATGTTTGAACAAAAGATGTCAAAAACCTTTGTGAGGTTGTTGGATTTGAAAGAGACACTGACCGAGATATTGGCCGGATCCATCGACCGGGCCCGAGAGGACGGGACGCTTCCGCTGAACAGGCGTCCTGCAATCCAACTGGATATTCCCAAGGATTCCCTGCTCGGTGATTTTGCGTCCAACCTGGCCATGGTCCTGGCCAGAGACCTCAAGCGCTCCCCGCGAGAGATCGCAAAGGTCGTGATCGACCATCTATCGGATCCGGATGGGTTGATCGCCAGGTGCGAAGTGGCCGGCCCGGGCTTTATCAACTTCTTTTTAAAGGAAGACTACTGGGTCAAGGTCCTAAAAGATATTGAGGCCAAGGGGGATGCCTACGGAAGGTCCGAATTGGGCAAGGGGTCCCGTGTCATCGTGGAATTCGTCAGCGCCAACCCTACGGGTCCTCTCCATATCGGTCACGGACGAGGGGCCGTGGTCGGTGATGCCCTCTGCCGGATACTGAATGCTTCAGGGTATGAGGTATCCCGTGAGTTTTATATCAATGACGCCGGGAGACAGTTGAAGGACCTCGGCCGGTCCGTCTGGCTCCGGTATCGTCAACTCTTCGATGGATCGGTCCCGTTCCCTTCGGAGGGGGTCTACCCAGGCGAATATGTCATGGATATCGCGAGGCAGGTCCGGGATCGAGAAGGGGACCGCTTTCTCTCCATGGACGAAGCTGCGGCGATATCGGCGCTTTCCGATTCAGGCTGCAGGATGATGCTCGATGCCATCCGGTCGGACCTAAAAAAAATGGGGGTCCGGTTCGATCTTTTTTTCTCCGAGAAGTCCCTCTATGAGCAGGGAAAGGTCCAGGCGTGCATCTCCGAGCTGAAAGAGAAGCATCTTGTCTTTGAGGAAGAGAACGGCGCCCTGGTTCTGAGGACCTCCCTGTTCGGCGACGACAAGGACCGGGTCCTGATCAAAGGGAACGGCGAGTACACCTATTTTGCCTCGGATATCGCCTACCATCGTGACAAGCTGGGGAGAGGGGCTGACCGCCTGATCAACATCTGGGGGGCCGATCACCATGGATATATCCCAAGGATAAAGAGCGTGGTACGGGCCCTGGGTCACGATGCCGATACCCTCCAGGTCCTGCTGATTCAGATGGTGAATCTGTTGAGAGAGGGGAAGCCGGTGCGCATGGGGAAGAGAAGCGGTGAGTTCGTCACCCTGTCCGAGGTGATCGAGGAGGTGGGAACCGATGCGGCCCGTTTCTTTTTTCTTCTCAGGCGGTCGGATTCGCATCTGGATTTCGACCTGGATCTCGCCAAAACCCAGAGCAATGAAAATCCGGTTTATTATGTGCAGTATGCCCACGCCAGGATCTGCAGCATATTCCGCCAGGCCGGGGACAAGGGGATCCCGATCCCGGAAAGCGGCGATGTCAACTTCGACCTCCTTTCACTTCCGGAAGAGAAAGATTTGATGAGATTTCTCGGCGCCTATCCCGAAGTGGTGGAGGGCGCGGCCTTGGCCCTGGAGCCGCACAGGATTCCTTTCTATCTGCAGGAACTGGCTGCGCGGCTCCATGCATACTATTTCAAGCAGCGAATCATTTCTGAAGAACAGGAGAAGAATTCGGCCCGGCTCTTTCTCGTGGGGGCTGTGCGAACCGTGATCAGGAATGCCCTGAATCTCCTGGGCGTTTCCGCTCCGGAGAAGATGTAATCGAAAATGATAAGAGATGAAACCACAGCTCTGTGGTTAGGTTTTGACAATGCGTGTTTTGCCGGTCGGAGGAGTCTATGGAAAAGGATATGATGGATCTGGATAAGATCGTGGAAGATGATGAATTTCATCTGGACGACAAGAAGAACAAGCTGATGATCTCAGGAGCCGTTGTGACCTGCATCCTGGTCTTTGCGCTCGGATTCCTTGTCGGCCGCTATTTCCCAATCACCAGCGATGTCCAAAAGCAGGCAGCCGAGGTTTCCGCTTCTCCGGATGCGGGCGGGCATCAGGCCGAGGTGGGAGCGCCGGCGCCTAAATCCGAATTTACTTTTTATGATGAACTCTCGAAAAAGGGACCGAATGACGGGATCTCGGACCAGGGACCGATTCCATCTATTCCTTCTCCTTCTCCCTCACCGGTTGTCGGGGCCTCGCCGCCTCAGCCCATGCCCGAAGAGAGTCCTTCGGCGCGTACGGAGGCTGCCGGATCCGCTGAGAGCCGGGAGGCCTCGGCCCCTGCTGTTTTTGAGACTCAAAAGATCATGGCCTCGCAGTACACCATACAGGTCGGCGCATTTGAAGATCGGTCGGCAGCGGAGAAGCTGGCGGGTCATTTGAAACAGAAAGGCTACCCGTCCTACATCCTGCCGAAGACGGTTCCAGGAAAGGGGACCTTTCACCGGGTCCGGGTCGGGCGTTATCCGGATCGGGCTGAGGCCGAACAGACGGCGAAACTCCTTGAGGATAAGGACGGGGTTTCAACGTTCATTACGCTTTATGCCAAGCAGTAACAGGGATATGCATATAGAGACGATCAGAAAGCCGGTGACGGTCAGGACCATCGGCGATGAACTCAGAAAGCAGTTCGGCTGCCGCGTGCACAAGATCCCGGTTCATGCGGGGATGACCTGTCCGAACCGGGACGGCACGCTCGGCGCCGGAGGATGCGCGTACTGCGGGCCGTCCGGGTCCGCATCCGCCTGGAACGACCCGGACCAGCCGGTTGTCCGGCAGGTTTCTAAAGGCATGGAGATTGCAAGAAGCCGGTTCCATGCCGAGAAATTCATCGCCTACTTTCAGCCGTTCACCAACACCTATGCCCCGGTCCGGAGATTGCAAAGGCTTTGGGACGAGGCGCTAAGAGTTCCGAATGTGGTGGGACTATCCGTAGGCACACGGCCCGACTGCCTGCCGGAGCCGGTGCTCGACCTGTTCAGTTCCTATCAGGATCGGCTCCCCTATCTCTGTCTGGAGATCGGGCTTCAGAGCGCTCACGACAGGACTTTACGGGAGATTCGCCGGGGTCATGATTTTGCCTGTTTTAAGGATGCGGTTTCTCGGGCGCAGGCACGGGGGATCCCGATCTGCGCGCATGTCATCCTCGGACTTCCCGGAGAATCCGAACAGGAGATGATGGAGACCGTGCAGGCTGTGCTGGATATGGGAATTCAGGGGATCAAACTCCACCATCTTCACATCATCAAAGGCGCTCCCCTGGAACAGGAGTATATTCAGGGGAGGGTGCGGCTTTTCGAGATGGAAGAATATGTCCGTCTGGTTTGCAGAATCCTTGATGGGATCGGAGGACGCATGGTGATCCACCGTTTCATGGGCGAGGCCCCGGGTGATCTTCTCGTGGCCCCTTTATGGACGAGACGCAAGGGTGAGGTGCTCAACGCAATTTACAGGGAGTTGAATCTATGCATTCAGTAGAAACCCCGGAAGGGAACCGTCTGACCATGGTGCGGAATTTTTTCGGCAGGAAGAAGACCATACAGGAGGTGATCACCTCCGGCCAAGAGGTGCGGAGGAACCTCGAATGGGCGCTTGGAAGCCAGGTTGAAGTCAGGCTCTCTGCGGGATCCTTTCCGCGCTCCTTTCATGCCAAGGTGTCCGGGGTTGATCATTCCCCGCTCAACGCCTATATTCTGCTTCGGGCGGAGATCCCTCAGGAAGTGAAATCCATCCTGAACGGTAAAGGATCCCTTACCCTGGAATATGACTCAAGGCGCGGGACCCGCTTTCATTTTCAATCCTTTCTCCTGTCGGAGATGGACATGGCATCCGGTGAGTTCAGGGCGGGCTATCCGTCCGAGATCGAGACCGTACAGGATATTCATGCCTACCGTTTCAAAAATATCCTGCGAGAACCGATCCAGGTCGATCTGGGAAAAGAGCGGGGTGTGGCAGTGGATATCGGTCTTCATGGGCTGCTCATCACCTGCAACCGGATATTCGAGAAAGAGGAATTTATCAGTGATCTGAAGATTGCCCTCCCTGAACTCAGCCTGGTGCAGGGAACGGCCGTGGTCAGGCATATCCAGAACTCCAAAGCCTATCCAGGCTGGCGGTATCTCTGCGGGGTGGAGATCACCGGGATGAAACCCAAGGATCATAGAAATCTCAACCGTTATCTGACCCGGATGTTGAGTCAATAGCAGCCCCGCTTTCCGTGCGGTTCAACTTAGCGGCCTTATTCGTAAATACGGTCGGTACGTTTTAGACACGAAAGAGACCATTCTTCCAGCCTATGATGCAGACGCTCAGAAATCTTCTCAGGATGATCAAGTTTCCCCATACGGTTTTTGCCCTTCCGTTTGCCCTGATGGGGGCCTTGCTTGCCGAGAAGAGAATCCCCCCGGTTGACAAGCTCCTCTGGATTCTTCTGGCCATGGCCGGCGCAAGAACAGCCGCCATGACCCTCAACCGGATTGTGGACAGGGATCTCGATGCCGCCAACCCCAGGACCGCAGAGCGGGAGATCCCTCAAGGGATCATCACGACGAGGCAGGCCATGGTGATGCTCGCGGCATCGGTCATCCTCTTCGAATGGGCCGCTTTTTCCTTGAACCGGCTCTGCCTGATTCTTTCCCCGGTCGCCCTCTTCATCATTCTGGGGTATTCGTTCACCAAAAGGTTTACCCGGTATTCCCACATGGTTCTCGGCCTCTCCCTCGGGATTGCGCCGGCCGGCGCCTGGATCGCCGTTCGGGGATCCGTGGACCTTCCCGTCATCCTCCTCAGCCTCGCCGTTCTCTTCTGGGCGGCCGGGTTTGATATCCTGTATGCCATTCAAGACGTGGACTTCGACAGGAAGGCGGGACTCCACTCGATTCCACGTTTCCTCGGGGTCAGGGCCTCTTTACTCCTTGCACGGGTCTTCCATGCTTTCACATTCATGATCCTTCTGATCATCACTTTTCTTGTCGGCCTGGGAGTCTATTATCTCATTGGCGTCCTGACTGTGGGGGGGCTCCTCTTTTATGAACATTCGCTGGTCAGCGAGAAGGACCTCTCCCGGCTCAACGTGGCCTTCTTCAACATGAACGGCTATATCAGCGTTACCATATTTGCCTTTACACTCCTTGATATTCTGTTGTAAGGTTGTTTAAGGGCAGACAGTCCGAAATAAACCAGAACACAGAGTATTTCTCTGTGCACTCTGTGGTTCGGTTTTTGGTCAGGTTTAACAATACGGACGCATGTCCCCTGAGTCTTGTATGAGTCATAAGAATCATCATAAAAAATGGATCCTCGGCATCTCCGGCGCCAGCGGGGCGGTGTACGGTCTGCGTCTTCTTGAAGTCCTGAACCGGAAGGGCCGCGACGTGGACCTGATCCTCTCGGATGCCGGGAAGATCGTGATCCGGGAAGAGACGGGCATTGACCTTCTCAAGGGAAAAGAAGACCCTCGTAAGGTCCTGAAGAAGAAGCTCGGCATCAATCCCGCTTCGATACGGGTCTTTAATAACTATGATTTTGAAACACCCGCTGCCAGCGGGTCCAATCCCGTGGAGGGGATGATCATCGCCCCATGTTCCATGGGGACCCTTGCGGCCGTGGCCTGCGGTCTTGCCGACAACCTGATGCGCAGGGCCGCGGACGTGATGATCAAACAGAAAAAGCCTTTGATCCTTGTTGCGAGGGAGACCCCGCTCTCGGCCGTTCACCTTGAGAATATGCTGAAGCTCTCCCGTCTCGGCGTGGTGATCCTTCCTCCCATGCCGGCGTTCTATCACCATCCCAAGACCATCGAGGAACTGACCGATTTTGTGGTGGGCCGTGTGCTCGACGTGATCGGCATCGAGCATGAACTGTATCAGAGATGGCAGGGAGAGCGGCCGGATTTATAGGGAGGCGCCAATATCAAATTATCAATGTCTGACCCTCAAAAAGATCTTATCAATGTCTGACCCTCAAAAAGATCTTAAGAAGATATTCGGCGGGTCCGGAAGTCTTTCCGGCATTCTTTCCGACTATGAATCGAGGCCTCAGCAGTCGGAGATGAGCCGCATGATCTACCGGGCATTGCTGAAAGGGGGGCATGTCCTGGTGGAGGCAGGCACCGGGACCGGGAAAACCTTGGCCTACCTTATACCGGCGGTCCTGTCGGGAAAGAAGGTGATTGTTTCTACCGGGACCAAAGCCCTTCAGGAACAGCTCTTTTACAAAGACATCCCTCTGATCCGAAAAGCGTTATCTATCCCTTTTCTTGCCAGTTACATGAAAGGGCGGTCCAATTATCTCTGCCTGAACCGGTTTCTTAAGTTCAGCGCCTTCCCCTTATTGGATACCCCGATTGAGGCCAGGCTTTTCCGCACGGTGCAAAGATGGGTTGGGAAGACAAAAACCGGGGATGCGGCGGACCTCTACGGCGTGGACGTGAACTCCCAGCTCTGGCGCAGGATCAATTCCGGGGCGGAAACCTGCATGGGGAGTCAGTGCCCGGATATTGAAAAGTGCTTTATCACGCGGATGCGCAGGGAGGCGGTCAAATCAGATATCGTGATTGTGAACCATCATCTTTTTTTTGCCGATTTGTCCGTCAGGGAGAAGGGTTATGGCGAGGTGATCCCGGCCTATGATGCGGTGATCTTCGATGAGGCCCACCTGATCGAGGAGGTCGCAACCCATTACTTCGGCTTTCAGGTCAGCAATTACCGGGTTTCCGAACTGATTCGGGACACACGCCAAGGGCTTCATGATCTCAAGAATAAAAAGGGCGCGGTCAGGATTGGAAAGACCTGCTCTGAGCTTGAGGAAAAGTCCATGGATTTTTTTTCGTCTTTCGTGCACGGGCCGGAAAGAATGCGCCTTCTGAAGGAGAAGACGGATGCCGGCCTTTTATTGAAGAGCTCGCAGTTGATGATTCTCCTTGGCCGGCTGCAAGGAGAACTCAAGGAAATCGTATCCGGCGGCGAGGCGCTTGCCTCATGCGCCGGAAGGACGGGTGAGTTATCCGGCGATCTTCAGCGGATCATGGAGGCGAAAGATCCGGATAGGGTCTACTGGCGTGAGATCCGTGGGAAAGGGGTCTTCCTTCATGCATCGCCGATAGATGTCTCCAATGATCTGGCCGGGAAAGTTTTTTCCAAGGTCTCCTGCGCGGTGCTGACTTCGGCCACATTAACGGCCGGGGGGAGCTTCGGATTCATCAAGAAACGGCTGGGGATCGCAGACGCAGCAGAGAGGTCCTTTCCTTCTCCCTTTGACTATGCCTCGCAGGTTATTCTTTATCTCCCGGATATGAAGAGCGAACCGGACAGTCCGGACTTTGTCGAAGAGGCATCGCTTCATATACAAGAGATATTGGAGAAGACCAGGGGCCGTGCGTTCATTCTTTTTACAAGCTACCGGCATATGAACGCCGTCTACGATCTGCTTGAGGGAAGGATAAACTATCCTCTATTAAAACAGGGGGATGACTCCGGGGAGGCCCTTCTTGCACGGTTCCGAGAGGAGACCGAGTCCGTGCTTTTGGCCACGCGTTCCTTCTGGCAGGGGATCGATGTCCAGGGAGAATCTCTTTCTTGTGTGATCATTGATAAACTCCCGTTCGCCTCGCCTTCGGATCCTGTGGTGGCCTCCCGGATCGATGCGATCCGAAGAAGGGGAGGGAACCCCTTTTACGAATACCAGCTCCCTGAAGCGGTGATCAACTTGAAACAGGGGTTCGGGCGCCTGATCCGGAACAAAAAGGACCGGGGTGTTCTTTCCATCATGGACAGGCGCATACAATCCCGCTCGTATGGAAAGGTCTTCTTGCAGAGCCTTCCTCCCTGTACGGTGATCCATGAACCAACGGGGATCGAAAAGATTTTTTCCACCCATGAAAAAATCTTTTAAAATCAAAAAATTTTAGAATATGAAACTTCAGGCCTTGACTGAAACATGAATGATTTCTATCAGTCAATCGCAATCCGGGGCAGAACATGGAAAGAGCTTATCGTTTCCTGATATAGAATTTGATCGTTCCTTCATCCATCTTTGCTGGTCGTCAACAGCTCTTTGCCCGTTCTGGAAACCCAAGCAGGAATATCATACTCCGTGCATTCGTCCGTGGTGATCACTTCCAGTACTTTCCCCGCTTCCATGCCGTCCAAGGTCTGTTTCGTCTTCATCATGACCAATGAGCATGCGATCCCTCTGACATCCAACGTCTTATCCGGTGTGATGATGGCCGCCATGATTTTTCCTCCCTTCAAAATTTTTCCCCTCATCCTCTCCTTCATGTGTTATCCATATTCTACCTTAAATGTGTCTATTCGGCAATTTCTTTTTAAACTTACAATTTGAGTTCAATCGGT
Above is a genomic segment from Nitrospirae bacterium CG2_30_53_67 containing:
- a CDS encoding 4-hydroxybenzoate octaprenyltransferase; protein product: MQTLRNLLRMIKFPHTVFALPFALMGALLAEKRIPPVDKLLWILLAMAGARTAAMTLNRIVDRDLDAANPRTAEREIPQGIITTRQAMVMLAASVILFEWAAFSLNRLCLILSPVALFIILGYSFTKRFTRYSHMVLGLSLGIAPAGAWIAVRGSVDLPVILLSLAVLFWAAGFDILYAIQDVDFDRKAGLHSIPRFLGVRASLLLARVFHAFTFMILLIITFLVGLGVYYLIGVLTVGGLLFYEHSLVSEKDLSRLNVAFFNMNGYISVTIFAFTLLDILL
- a CDS encoding TIGR01212 family radical SAM protein — its product is MHIETIRKPVTVRTIGDELRKQFGCRVHKIPVHAGMTCPNRDGTLGAGGCAYCGPSGSASAWNDPDQPVVRQVSKGMEIARSRFHAEKFIAYFQPFTNTYAPVRRLQRLWDEALRVPNVVGLSVGTRPDCLPEPVLDLFSSYQDRLPYLCLEIGLQSAHDRTLREIRRGHDFACFKDAVSRAQARGIPICAHVILGLPGESEQEMMETVQAVLDMGIQGIKLHHLHIIKGAPLEQEYIQGRVRLFEMEEYVRLVCRILDGIGGRMVIHRFMGEAPGDLLVAPLWTRRKGEVLNAIYRELNLCIQ
- a CDS encoding arginine--tRNA ligase, whose product is MKETLTEILAGSIDRAREDGTLPLNRRPAIQLDIPKDSLLGDFASNLAMVLARDLKRSPREIAKVVIDHLSDPDGLIARCEVAGPGFINFFLKEDYWVKVLKDIEAKGDAYGRSELGKGSRVIVEFVSANPTGPLHIGHGRGAVVGDALCRILNASGYEVSREFYINDAGRQLKDLGRSVWLRYRQLFDGSVPFPSEGVYPGEYVMDIARQVRDREGDRFLSMDEAAAISALSDSGCRMMLDAIRSDLKKMGVRFDLFFSEKSLYEQGKVQACISELKEKHLVFEEENGALVLRTSLFGDDKDRVLIKGNGEYTYFASDIAYHRDKLGRGADRLINIWGADHHGYIPRIKSVVRALGHDADTLQVLLIQMVNLLREGKPVRMGKRSGEFVTLSEVIEEVGTDAARFFFLLRRSDSHLDFDLDLAKTQSNENPVYYVQYAHARICSIFRQAGDKGIPIPESGDVNFDLLSLPEEKDLMRFLGAYPEVVEGAALALEPHRIPFYLQELAARLHAYYFKQRIISEEQEKNSARLFLVGAVRTVIRNALNLLGVSAPEKM
- a CDS encoding aromatic acid decarboxylase yields the protein MSHKNHHKKWILGISGASGAVYGLRLLEVLNRKGRDVDLILSDAGKIVIREETGIDLLKGKEDPRKVLKKKLGINPASIRVFNNYDFETPAASGSNPVEGMIIAPCSMGTLAAVACGLADNLMRRAADVMIKQKKPLILVARETPLSAVHLENMLKLSRLGVVILPPMPAFYHHPKTIEELTDFVVGRVLDVIGIEHELYQRWQGERPDL